The genome window CGGTGGAACTCCCGATTATGCTCGATCAGGAAATCGTCGACCCCGCAGTCGAAGCGGATCGCCGGTGCAGTGCCCGGCTCCAGAGCCGAAGCCAGCTCCAGGCAGCAGTCGATATAGTCGAGCTTGCGGGTCGGATCATTGCGCAGCCCGAAAGCCCCGCTGTGAGCGGTTACACTGCAAAACAGGTGCGGGTACTTGAGTGCCAGTTTCATTGCCCCGTAACCGCCCATGGACAGACCACCGATGACCCGGCCATCCCGGCTGGCAACAGTAGGGAGATAGCGATCTACAAAGGGAAGGAGGCCCTCAATGAGCGACTTCTCATACGCGGGCCCATCCGGAACGTCCGAGTACCAGTGGCGGTCGCCGTCCGGGAGGACAACAATGATCGGCAACTCGCGCACGTATCGCTCAATGTTGCTCCACCGCAGCCATGCCGTGTAGTCGTCGGACAGGCCGTGCAGCAGGTAAAAGACCGGATAGGGACCGGGCTTGTCCTGACGGTCAGGAAGAAGCGCCAGAAACGCGACTTCCTTCTGGAGCGGGCCGTTGAAATAGTTCAGGTGGGCGACAGCCATCGCAGTGCCTCTCGAGTACAGTGGACGCTCTCGCGCCAGCGCCCCGTGCAAGAATCGAAAACGGCCCCCGATTTCGGTGGCCGTTTCAGATACAGAAAG of Armatimonadota bacterium contains these proteins:
- a CDS encoding esterase family protein, whose protein sequence is MAVAHLNYFNGPLQKEVAFLALLPDRQDKPGPYPVFYLLHGLSDDYTAWLRWSNIERYVRELPIIVVLPDGDRHWYSDVPDGPAYEKSLIEGLLPFVDRYLPTVASRDGRVIGGLSMGGYGAMKLALKYPHLFCSVTAHSGAFGLRNDPTRKLDYIDCCLELASALEPGTAPAIRFDCGVDDFLIEHNREFHRHLDSLNIPHEYEEFPGGHSWDYWDEHVQEAIAFHRRKLGI